From Solidesulfovibrio carbinoliphilus subsp. oakridgensis, the proteins below share one genomic window:
- a CDS encoding MBL fold metallo-hydrolase, producing MPARIVYIQHDCFFLLVGGRTLLFDYPAPNYLPEAAAKVAASRIAGADLTVFASHSHDDHFDPDMAAATATAASRRFVVADDVADLYGDRLPPETVVLEPDDVRQVGDLRVEGLESNDMGLAYRIEADGLSVYFGGDLALWDWPGQSPAAARAVGMSWRRALRRIAGRPVDVAFSNMDPRLPSLSGAPQFVEAVAPRVFVPMHLGGHTRYVDQFAGRLARPGTTLFRYARPGDVFTLSG from the coding sequence ATGCCGGCGCGCATCGTCTACATCCAGCACGACTGCTTCTTTCTGCTCGTCGGCGGGCGCACCCTGCTCTTCGACTACCCTGCCCCGAACTATCTTCCGGAAGCGGCGGCCAAAGTCGCCGCTTCCCGCATTGCCGGCGCCGACCTGACCGTCTTCGCCTCCCACAGCCACGACGACCACTTCGATCCGGACATGGCCGCGGCCACGGCCACGGCCGCCTCGCGCCGGTTCGTGGTCGCAGACGACGTGGCCGACCTCTACGGCGACCGGCTGCCGCCGGAAACCGTGGTCCTGGAGCCGGACGACGTCCGCCAGGTCGGGGATCTTCGGGTGGAGGGCCTGGAGAGCAACGACATGGGATTGGCCTACCGGATCGAGGCCGACGGACTGTCAGTTTATTTCGGCGGGGATCTGGCCCTTTGGGACTGGCCCGGGCAGTCGCCGGCCGCGGCCCGGGCTGTCGGCATGTCCTGGCGGCGGGCCCTCAGGCGGATCGCCGGCCGGCCGGTGGACGTGGCCTTTTCCAACATGGACCCGAGACTGCCGAGCCTGTCCGGGGCCCCGCAGTTCGTGGAGGCGGTGGCGCCCCGGGTCTTCGTGCCCATGCATCTTGGCGGCCACACCCGCTATGTCGACCAGTTCGCCGGCCGGCTGGCCCGTCCGGGCACCACTCTCTTCCGCTACGCCCGGCCGGGCGACGTCTTCACCCTGAGCGGCTAG